The sequence below is a genomic window from Patescibacteria group bacterium.
CAGCGCCTTTAGCCTCCGGCTAAGGACGCACCTCGGGCCGATACATGCCAATTTTGTTTCTAAACTCTAAGGGCATTTGAATCGGCCCGTAACCATTTGATTTATTCGCCATACATGCCGCCACCCACTCAGGGAGGTGGTTTTTTATATATAAGCAAATAGGAGTAAGGTTTTTTGCAGATACTAAAGCTAAGCATGCATTATTGATAGTTAAATAGGTTAGTGGACTCTTAAGAACTTAAGTAGCAGTATATTACTGCCTTTTAATGTAGCAAATACAACATAAGCCCAAAAGTAGAGTATTTAGGGCCGGTGAGTGCGGGGTTTGCGTTATAAAGCATCCAGCGCAACGGCATAAGAGTTTTAAGTGAATAAATATCCCTACTGTGGATAACTTTTATACGGCCAACATTCTATAATTATTTTGTTCGAAGAATTGGTATAAAATAGTTGTTCGATTCAGAGTTCAAGAGGGCCCTCTTGAAAAATGTATTCACATATTTTTATTTTGTGTTCTATTTTGGATAATATATTTATACCCTGTACGATAAAAACCAGCTATGAGATAATGTTATCTATCTAATTAAGTATTTATGAATTCAAAAACACAGTCTACTATATTAAGGTCATTACTAGTTTTGTTACTCATCACAACTTCTGTAATATTTGTGATTTCTTTAGTTAAAACTAACCCCACCAGTCTTGGGCCAGGTGGTGTCACCTTTTGGTTCATAAATGTACTCTTGCTGGTTTCCTCTGCGGTATCAATCTCCTCTTATGCAATAGCATCCAGGAGGGCTAAGTATTCTGGCAATATTCTAAAGAGCCTTTATTCTAGTATTCGGACAGGGTTTTTGGTGGGTTTTTCAGTGACAATTCTGTTGGCGCTTTCTAGCTTGCGTAGTCTTTCTTGGAGAGATATAATCTTATTTTTACTAACCATAGCACTAGTCGAGATATACTTTAGAACTAGAAGGACAAATACCTAATGCTTGATAGTAGTGAAATATTAAAAGCCCTTGATTCCGACTGTAAAGCTATTACGACTCTTGCGAGTCTACAGCTCTTAAGATCACAATATCTAGGCAAAGGCAGTGCGTTGTCTGCCGGGATGTCTTCACTGCCTGGCCTAAACCCTAAAGCCAGAGCCAGTGCTGGCGCCGAGCTAAACTCCCTTAAAAAAAGTATTGAACAGGTACTTGATAAAATGGAAAAGGAGATGAAGTCTACTAGCATCTATGACCCAATTGACATATCGCGCCCAGGCTTAGCCTTGTCCGATTCCGTAAGTATTGGCCACCTGCATCCATCATCTCTTGTACTCGCAGAGACATATCAAATATTTTCTGATATGGGGTTTGCGATAGTAGATAGCCAAGAGATAGAAACTGACTGGTTTAATTTCGAGGCCCTCAATATGCCACAAGAACATCCTGCCAGGGAGATGCAAGATACATTCTATATATTAAACAGCGATCGCAAGTTACTCCCAAGAACCCATACTTCTGGTATGCAGGTTAGGTTCATGAACGATAATAAGCCACCTTTCAAGATAATCGTTCCTGGGAAGGTCTTTAGGAACGAGAATGAGGATTCGACGCATTCGTGGCTCTTTAACCAGATAGAGGGTCTAGTAGTAGGTAAGGATGTAAGTATGGCTGACTTAAAAGGTACGCTGCTACAGATAGTTAAACGCCAGTTGGGCCCTGAAACAGAAATCAGATTTAGGGCAAGTTACTTTCCTTACACTGAGCCGTCAGTCGAGGTAGATGCTAAATATCGAGGCAAGTGGCTAGAGCTCGGCGGTGCTGGGATGGTGCACCCAAATATCCTTCGCAACGGTGGTATTGATCCCGAGGTGTATAGCGGGTTCGCATTTGGCTGGGGAGTTGAAAGGATTGCAGCGATCAAATATGGGATCTCTGACCTGCGACAGTTATGGCGGCCACGACTAGAATATTTGGAGCAGTTCTGATGAAAGTAAGCGTTGATTTAATAAATTCATACTTAGGTAAACCACTTAAGACTCAAGACATGGTTAGTATACTAGACCGTACGGAGGTTGAAGTAGATGAGATATTGTATGCCGATTCGCTGGATAACAAAATTATAACTGCTCGTGTAGTCAGCTATAGTAAACATCCCAATGCGGACAGGCTGAGCCTGGTGTCTGTGGATATTGGTAGCGGAATAGTAGAAATCGTCTGTGGGGCAAATAACCTAGAAATTGGCATGATAGTCGCACTGGCTCAGGTCGGTACAACATTGCCATCAGGAGATGTGATAGAACGAACTGCGATAAGAGGCCAAGCTTCAAGTGGGATGCTTTGCTCGGAGCTAGAACTTGAACGAGGAAATGACCATAGCGGAATAATATCGCTCGACCCTAGCCTACCGCTTGGCAAGTCATTGTGCGACATAGACAAATTAGGTGATATCCTGGACATAAAGACACCTTCTAACCGATGGGACTATATGTCATATATCGGCCTGGCAAGGGAAATATCGGCCGTTGATGAAAATAACGAACTAAAGGAGCCTTATTTTGATGATATTGTGTGCCAAGACATTAAATCCTTAAAAGTCAAAACAAAAGTAGAGTGCAAAGCGATGTATCTTGCAAGGGTAGCCGTGAAAGCAAATACCGAGAGTCCTAAATGGCTTGTGGATAACTTGGTGTCTTCTGGTATCAAAAGTATCAACCCAGCTGTCGATATCACAAATTTTGTGATGCTAGAGTATGGTCAGCCATCACATGCTTACGATGCCAACAAGATTGTAGGGTCAATTGAAATCAGATCAGCCAAAAGTAAAGAGGCACTCACCACTCTTGATGGAAAAGAATTTATATTATCCAAGAACGATATTGTAATCGCCGATGAAATGGGGGTAATTGGCCTTGCTGGTGTAGTGGGCGCCAAAAGAGCAGAAACCACGGATGCTTCCAAGGAGCTTTTAATTGAGGTCGCCAGCTTAGACAAAACTGCAGTTAGGAGGAGCGCGCTTAATCATAAAATTCGGACAGAAGCTTCCTCTAGGTTTGAAAAAGGTCTTCCACTCCCCCTCCCCCGCTTAGCTCTTTCTAGGATAGTTCAGCTTCTGAAGGATATTTGTGGGGCCGAAGTAATTGGAGATATCTCCGAGCAGATTATGTCAGAGTCCACTGTCACTCATCTGGGCATGAGGCTTAGGAAGGCGGAAATCTTTTTGGGCTATAAGCTAGATGGAAAGCAGGTAGAGAATATTCTTACCAAAAGGGGGTTTGCTACCCGTCACTTTTCTTTTGCGAAACAGATTAGTAAGTACTCTCAGAGCGAGAATCTCATAGAAACTAGTATTATAAAAATTGCTAAATCAATTTACCGAGATGCTGGTTTCATACTAGGAGAAGTATCAGAGAATATTTTGGCCGAAGGCATGGAGGTACCATCAGTAGGGCTAAAGGTAGGAGATTTGCTTTTCTCGAAGGATAATTCTGATCCTAAAAAGAGCAGTCTCGGGATTTATTTGGGTAGGGGTAAAGTTCTGTGCCAAGCTGACGGCAAGCCTGAGATTTCAATAGTGCCGGTATCTAGCATTACTAAGTCCCTAAACTATCTCGGTGCTCGTAGGTACATGGACAATTTTAATCATATTATTAGCATACAGGTGCCCTGGTGGCGTGATGATATCATTGGCGAAGTAGACATTTTCGAGGAAATAGCCAAATCCGTGGGTTACTCAGCAATGCCTGAAAGCCTTCCAAATATACCGCCCACTGACAGCTCCAGTCACCAAATTTTACCTGAATTAATGAGCTTAAGAATAAAATTGGCTGCCTATGGTCTCAATGAGGTAATGACTTACTCCTTTGTTTCAAAAATGGATATTAAAAATACCAATTCTAATAGCGATGAGTTCTTGCAAATTGAAAACCCACTAAGCAGCGAGCAAGATTATCTGAGGACAGGTCTATTGGCAAGCCATCTCCGAGCAGTTGCTAAGAACTCAGCTTATAAAACTGGCGGAATATTCGAGATTAGCCGAGTCTATACAAAACATAGTAATGGGTTTGATGAAAAGTGGGTGCTGGCTGTTTGTATTTGGGGGGAATCCACCACCCTTAGAATCAAAGGTGTTTTGGACTCTTTATTGGGCTGGTATAAGTTGAGTAACAAAGTATCTAGAATGCCCAAAAATGATATTTATATTTCCGGTAGAGCGGCTAAGATTTCCAAGGGTCTTGGCAGTTTTGGTCAGGTATCACCAGCAATCGCTAGCTTATTCGGGGTTAGCAAGGAGGTTTCATTTATCGAGATTGAGGTGGCTAAACTAATCGGGGATCGGCGGAATATTCTGGCTAAAGAAATAATCCCATATCAATTAGTTAAAAAGGACATAACTGTAGAGGTCAAAGCCGAAACTCTATATACAGATATTAGAAATGTCATCGATAACAGTGCTTACTCAATAGTGTACCAGGGGGAGTTCCAGAATGAAATATTACTATCTCAATCCCGAAAAAGGGTCACTATTGGCGTCGAGTTCGATCTCGGGCCAAACCCCAGCTCCGAGGAAATTACCCAGCATTTAAGCACCTGTATAAAATTATTGGGTAAAATTCCCCAAGCACAAGTACTATAGTAAAAGCACTGCTTATTCGGGTATAATAAAATGGTATGAACCCAAAACCCCATTCACACTTTCTAAGCCTTCCAAGGAGCTTATCGAAGTCAGGCCAAAAACCTTCTGCAGCATCTAGGCTATGGTTTATTACCTTAGGGTTTTTTATATCTTTCGTGGCCTCAAATCTTATAATATCGGCCTTTACAGAGGGGGTTATATTCCCTGGAGTATCTGTATCTGGGGTAGATCTAAGCTTTAAGACGCGTCAACAAGCCAGAAAGGTGCTCTCAGATATAAAGTCTGATAGAAGTTTTGATATTAAAGTTGGCGATAAGGTGTTTAGGGCCACAGGGACAGAACTGGGAGCTAGGTATGATTCTGAGGCGACGCTGGATATCGCCTACGGGATTGGTCGCTCTAGTCCCCTACCCGTTATAGGCCTAGTTGAATCGACCAAAGAAGGCCAAATAGGCTATTCGTACCAGCTAAATGACGATCAGCTCAAGTTATTTACTTCTAATATCGTTGCTTCAGCCGGCAAAGAGCCAATTAATGCATCAATAAAGGTTGTTGAAGGTAAAGCGGAAGTAGTTGATAGTGTGGATGGGTACCAAGTAGACCAAAAAGCCCTCACTGAACTTATTAGAAATTCCGTAGCAGACGGTAAGGACCAAAACCTGCACCTTGATCCCAAGCTAGTGAGGGCATCCTTCTTGGCTCGTGATGCTCAGCCAGCCAAGGCTAGGGCCGACGATTTATTGTCTAGAAAAATATCTTTACAGTATGAAGGTAAGGAATTTACGCCCGACCGAGTAACTATTGGCTACTGGCTTGTGCCTAGCCTTATAAAAAATGAAGATGGCACCCTCAATATTAGTATCGATGTTTCAAAAGACCAGATTAAGGGCTACCTGCAGTCTATAGCAGATCAGGTCTATCTGGCTCCCAAAAATAAGAAGATCCAGATAAATAACGGTGTAGCTACGGTAGAACAAGAAGGGGTTAATGGTAAGACAATTGCGATGGATATTGCTATGGAGCAAATATTTTCCGGGCTAGACAACGCTGTAGTTGGTGTGAATCTGACATCCCAAGCGATCCCTTTCCAAACCGAGACTAATAGGACTTACAGCGGGCAAGGTAAGTATATTGAAGTCAACCTGTCCAGCCAAAGACTCTGGGCATACCAGGGCAGCCAAGTGGTATTTAGTAGCTACATAACAAGCGGTGCCACCGGGCAAGGCTTCCCGACTGTTACAGGGTTATTTAGCATTTATGCTAAGGAGCGGAGTAGGTACCTTAATGGCCGGCCTTACGGCTGGGATTATAATGTTTTTGTCGATTATTGGATGCCATTTTATGGTGGGTATGGCCTTCATGACGCTGACTGGCGAAATAGCTTTGGTGGCCAGGATTATTACTACGGAGGGAGCCACGGCTGTGTTAACATGCCAAAGAGTTCGGCGGCATTCTTGTATGGTTGGTCGGAGATTGGTACCCCAGTTCAAGTTCACAACTAGCCAAATATCCTAGTTAGCTATAAGTATAACTGCTATAATAAAACCATGCAGCCAGATATAATAACGCCATCCTCAGCGGAAGCAAAAGCACCCAACATACCCAGCGAGCAGCCAGGTAAGGCAACCGAGGCAAATGATGCGACCTCGCCAGAGCTGGCGGCTTCCCCGCCAGCCAGCAGTAGGGCTCATTCATCTCTACCGGCAACTTCTAGTGATGATGACGACGCCACCACAGACAGTCAGAATCCTAAGCCAGTGGATACTAAGGATTCATCTGGCAGCTTCAATGATTCTTTATTGAGTATGCCTGCTGAAGACAACGACAAAATCGAACCAGGGTGGGTAGAAAAAGCCGATGAGATAGTCGATAAAACTAGTTCCGACCCTTTTTATCAAGACGAAGCATACCATGCCCTAAGTAGGGCATACCTTAAAAAGAGGTTTGGTCTGGATGTTAAATAGAAAGAAAACATGGTACTTGAGCTAGTAATACTTGCCTTAGTAATAATTATATTATCCTTACTCGCCGGTGGCTTGGCATTATATGTCACCAAGGAGCGCAAATCAAAGGATGTCGAAAGAAGCCTCAAGCTGGTCCCTCTTTTAATAAATATCCCGCCTCAGGAGCTTAGCAAAGATAGTCGGGATAACAGGGAAGCCATTAAGGAGAATATATCAAAAGCAGAAGGGGTATATCGTTTGCTCTCGGGTATTTCATCTAAAAAATCCTTATTGCATGGTCAGCGCTATGTAGGCTTTGAAATAATAGCTGTCGGCAAGCAAGTCTATTTTTATTTATCTGTCCCAGCTAGTTTACTTACCCCAGTTAAAAAGGCCATTACCTCTGGGTACCCCGGTGTACAGATAGAGCAAAAGGAAGATGCTAATTTTTTCTCTAAAGCGTCTAAGATAGGCGGCTGCAGCGGTGGAGAGTTCCAGCTTAGGAAGTCTAGCTACTACCCTATCAATACATACCAAATGAGCGAGCAGGATTCTTTTGCGGGTCTACTGTCTGGCCTATCGAGTTTAGGCGAAAATGAAGGGGCTGGTGTCCAGATACTCATTAGGCCGTCGGGCTCAAAGTGGCTAAAAAGAGCACGGCGAGAATCTAAGAGGCTACTAAACCCAAATAAAAAGAAGGGCGGGGAGCAATTTATGGCTGTTGCAGGCGACATTGCCAAGGCACCATTTAGCGGAACTTCTCAGGATCCCAAGTCTGCAGATAGCAAGCAACCAGATTCGATCGATCAAAAAAAGAGTGAATTAATTGAGGATAAATCTAAATTCCCAATATTTGAAACATGCATTAGAGTCATTGCTAGCTCTGATACGGAGGCTAATTCAAGAGTCATCATCGATAGTATTAAGCTTGGTTTTGCCCAGCTAGCTCTTAATAACTCCAACGCCTTTGTCTACAAATCAGCCAAAGATACCGAAAAGCTTGCCACAGATTTTATTTTTCGATATTTTCCTGTTAATAATAAAAAAACAGTCCTAAACTCCGTAGAGCTTGCCACAGTATTCCACCTACCAAGCGAAACAATAGAGATATCTGCCAACATCGAGCGCAAAGGAATGAAGGAAATTCCCGCGCCCGCTGGTATGAGTACTGAAGGCATGATATTGGGTACGAATATATATCAAGGCAATGAAGAGGTCATAAGACTCTCGGATGAGGACCGCCGCCGTCATTTTTACATTATCGGGCAGACCGGCACAGGTAAGTCCTTATTTTTAAGAAATTGTATAGTGCAGGATATGCATGCAGGTAAGGGTGTGGCCTTTATTGACCCTCACGGCGACACAGCAGAGGAGCTTATGGCTATGGTACCACCCGAAAGAGCCAAAGATGTTGTTTATTTTAACCCCGGCGATACTAAGTACCCTATGGGTTGGAATATTATGGAGTTTGACCCAGCGCATCCAGAGATGAAGGATTTTCTAGTCCAGGAAGCAATCTCGATGCTTTACAAAATATACGACCCCAATAAGCAGGGGTTCATGGGGCCAAGATTTGAAGCTTGGTTTAGGAATGCCGCTTTGACAGTAATGGCAGACCCAGAAGGTGGAACATTTATTGAGGTTCCCAAGGTTTTTACCGATGATGAATATTTAAAGAAAAAGTTTAAACATGTAAAAGACCCTGTTATCCAGGATTTTTGGCTCGGGGAGATGGCCCAAACTGATGCACATTCTAAGTCTGAAATGTTGGGCTGGTTTGTGTCTAAGTTTGGCGCCTTTTCCAATAATGAGATTATGCGTAATATAGTTGGGCAAAAAAAATCCGCCTTCGATCTGAGGGAAATTATGGATAGTCAGAAATTGCTATTTGTAAATCTCTCCAAAGGTTTGCTTGGCGACATCAACTCACAGCTTCTTGGCATCATGTTTATAATAAAGTTCCAAATGGCAGCTATGAGTAGGGCCGATATCCCTGAAAACGAAAGGAAAGACTTCAGCGTATACATCGATGAGTTCCAAAATTACTCAACAGACTCAATAGCAACTATTTTGTCAGAAGCTCGAAAGTACAGGCTCAATATGTTTATGGCCAATCAATTTATATCGCAGCTCGACGAGAAGGTTCGGGACTCAGTTTTTGGTAATGTTGGATCAATGATAGGTTTTAGGGTTGGACCTGACGATGCAGAGTTTTTAGTAAAACAGTTCTCGCCCGCCTTCGAAGCTCCAGATTTAGTCTCTATCCCCAACCATTTCGCTGCCACCAAAATTATTTCCAAAGGAGTACCCACAGTGCCTTTCTCAATGAAGGAGATAATGCCCCCTCTAGGTAAGCCGAAGCCAGAGCTTCTCGATGAAATGAGGAAAATATCCAGAGAACGCTATGCTAAGCCGCGCGAACAAGTCAATAAAGAAATAATGGAGAGCTTGTCTTCGAAGGAAGCTAAAGACCCTCAAGCCAGTAAACCCCTTCAATCAACTAAATCTAGTTAAATCCTTCACCCGATTTTTGTCCGTCGGCAATATTCTTAGAACCATGATAAAGCTCTAGTCGTAATAAATAGATTGATTGTGTACTTTTAATCACCTATAATAGGTATTAAATGAGCTTATAAAGGCTTATTATTTATTTACCCTAACGGAGGTTGCAACAAGTAAAATGGCCATTAGTAAACAGAAGTACAATGCAGAGCAGATACAAGTTCTAGAAGGCCTTGAGCCTGTTCGTAAGCGCCCTGGGATGTACATTGGTGGCACTGGGATAGAAGGCCTACATCATTTAGTTTGGGAAATCGTGAACAATTCAATCGATGAAGCGCTAGCAGGAGAGGCAACTTCTGTAGAGGTGGTTTTGCATGAGAATGGATGGGTAACAGTAACCGATGATGGAAGGGGTATACCCGTAGACAAGCATAAAACAACCGGCAAGTCTGCTCTTGAAACAGTTCTAACCGTATTACATGCTGGAGGCAAGTTCGGTGGCGGCGGCTATAAAGTTTCGGGCGGTTTGCATGGAGTCGGAATCAGCGTAGTTAATGCCCTATCAACCGATCTTAAGGCAACTATATGGAAAGATGGTACCGAGTATGAGCAGATGTATAGAGTTGGCGTGCCAGTGTCGGGTATTAAAAAGATAGGCAAGACCGACAAACGAGGTACTTCTATAAGTTTTAAAGCCGACGATAGTATATTTGAGACAACGGAGTTTAGCTATAAAACAGTTTTGGACTATCTGCGACATCAGGCCTACCTGACCAAGGGTGTGCATGTAAATATTAAGGATGAACGAACCGACAAGAGTTATGGGTTTTATTTTGAAGGGGGAATTAGGAGTTATGTGGAGCACCTCAATAAGGGTAAAGAGGTCCTTAATGAGCCCACTTTCTATGTAGAGAAAAAGGTAGATGATGTCGTGGTGGAGATTGCGATCCAGTATTGTAATAGCTTTAACGAACAACTTAAAGCATTCGCTAATAATATATTTAACCCAGAGGGTGGCACCCACTTGATTGGCTTTAGGTCGGCCCTAACAAGAGTGGTCAACGAGTATGCCCGTAA
It includes:
- the pheS gene encoding phenylalanine--tRNA ligase subunit alpha, whose protein sequence is MLDSSEILKALDSDCKAITTLASLQLLRSQYLGKGSALSAGMSSLPGLNPKARASAGAELNSLKKSIEQVLDKMEKEMKSTSIYDPIDISRPGLALSDSVSIGHLHPSSLVLAETYQIFSDMGFAIVDSQEIETDWFNFEALNMPQEHPAREMQDTFYILNSDRKLLPRTHTSGMQVRFMNDNKPPFKIIVPGKVFRNENEDSTHSWLFNQIEGLVVGKDVSMADLKGTLLQIVKRQLGPETEIRFRASYFPYTEPSVEVDAKYRGKWLELGGAGMVHPNILRNGGIDPEVYSGFAFGWGVERIAAIKYGISDLRQLWRPRLEYLEQF
- a CDS encoding phenylalanine--tRNA ligase beta subunit-related protein, with amino-acid sequence MKVSVDLINSYLGKPLKTQDMVSILDRTEVEVDEILYADSLDNKIITARVVSYSKHPNADRLSLVSVDIGSGIVEIVCGANNLEIGMIVALAQVGTTLPSGDVIERTAIRGQASSGMLCSELELERGNDHSGIISLDPSLPLGKSLCDIDKLGDILDIKTPSNRWDYMSYIGLAREISAVDENNELKEPYFDDIVCQDIKSLKVKTKVECKAMYLARVAVKANTESPKWLVDNLVSSGIKSINPAVDITNFVMLEYGQPSHAYDANKIVGSIEIRSAKSKEALTTLDGKEFILSKNDIVIADEMGVIGLAGVVGAKRAETTDASKELLIEVASLDKTAVRRSALNHKIRTEASSRFEKGLPLPLPRLALSRIVQLLKDICGAEVIGDISEQIMSESTVTHLGMRLRKAEIFLGYKLDGKQVENILTKRGFATRHFSFAKQISKYSQSENLIETSIIKIAKSIYRDAGFILGEVSENILAEGMEVPSVGLKVGDLLFSKDNSDPKKSSLGIYLGRGKVLCQADGKPEISIVPVSSITKSLNYLGARRYMDNFNHIISIQVPWWRDDIIGEVDIFEEIAKSVGYSAMPESLPNIPPTDSSSHQILPELMSLRIKLAAYGLNEVMTYSFVSKMDIKNTNSNSDEFLQIENPLSSEQDYLRTGLLASHLRAVAKNSAYKTGGIFEISRVYTKHSNGFDEKWVLAVCIWGESTTLRIKGVLDSLLGWYKLSNKVSRMPKNDIYISGRAAKISKGLGSFGQVSPAIASLFGVSKEVSFIEIEVAKLIGDRRNILAKEIIPYQLVKKDITVEVKAETLYTDIRNVIDNSAYSIVYQGEFQNEILLSQSRKRVTIGVEFDLGPNPSSEEITQHLSTCIKLLGKIPQAQVL
- a CDS encoding peptidoglycan binding domain-containing protein, producing MNPKPHSHFLSLPRSLSKSGQKPSAASRLWFITLGFFISFVASNLIISAFTEGVIFPGVSVSGVDLSFKTRQQARKVLSDIKSDRSFDIKVGDKVFRATGTELGARYDSEATLDIAYGIGRSSPLPVIGLVESTKEGQIGYSYQLNDDQLKLFTSNIVASAGKEPINASIKVVEGKAEVVDSVDGYQVDQKALTELIRNSVADGKDQNLHLDPKLVRASFLARDAQPAKARADDLLSRKISLQYEGKEFTPDRVTIGYWLVPSLIKNEDGTLNISIDVSKDQIKGYLQSIADQVYLAPKNKKIQINNGVATVEQEGVNGKTIAMDIAMEQIFSGLDNAVVGVNLTSQAIPFQTETNRTYSGQGKYIEVNLSSQRLWAYQGSQVVFSSYITSGATGQGFPTVTGLFSIYAKERSRYLNGRPYGWDYNVFVDYWMPFYGGYGLHDADWRNSFGGQDYYYGGSHGCVNMPKSSAAFLYGWSEIGTPVQVHN
- a CDS encoding type IV secretion system DNA-binding domain-containing protein gives rise to the protein MVLELVILALVIIILSLLAGGLALYVTKERKSKDVERSLKLVPLLINIPPQELSKDSRDNREAIKENISKAEGVYRLLSGISSKKSLLHGQRYVGFEIIAVGKQVYFYLSVPASLLTPVKKAITSGYPGVQIEQKEDANFFSKASKIGGCSGGEFQLRKSSYYPINTYQMSEQDSFAGLLSGLSSLGENEGAGVQILIRPSGSKWLKRARRESKRLLNPNKKKGGEQFMAVAGDIAKAPFSGTSQDPKSADSKQPDSIDQKKSELIEDKSKFPIFETCIRVIASSDTEANSRVIIDSIKLGFAQLALNNSNAFVYKSAKDTEKLATDFIFRYFPVNNKKTVLNSVELATVFHLPSETIEISANIERKGMKEIPAPAGMSTEGMILGTNIYQGNEEVIRLSDEDRRRHFYIIGQTGTGKSLFLRNCIVQDMHAGKGVAFIDPHGDTAEELMAMVPPERAKDVVYFNPGDTKYPMGWNIMEFDPAHPEMKDFLVQEAISMLYKIYDPNKQGFMGPRFEAWFRNAALTVMADPEGGTFIEVPKVFTDDEYLKKKFKHVKDPVIQDFWLGEMAQTDAHSKSEMLGWFVSKFGAFSNNEIMRNIVGQKKSAFDLREIMDSQKLLFVNLSKGLLGDINSQLLGIMFIIKFQMAAMSRADIPENERKDFSVYIDEFQNYSTDSIATILSEARKYRLNMFMANQFISQLDEKVRDSVFGNVGSMIGFRVGPDDAEFLVKQFSPAFEAPDLVSIPNHFAATKIISKGVPTVPFSMKEIMPPLGKPKPELLDEMRKISRERYAKPREQVNKEIMESLSSKEAKDPQASKPLQSTKSS